CGCCAGGTTGTAGGCCGCGTCGAGATACGGCACCACCTGCGCCTCGAAGCGTGCGCTTCGTGCGGCATCGGCACCTTCTGGACGGGCGTTCGGCTCGGTCGGCATGAGAGGGTATACCTCGCTTCGAGCCACTTTATTCCAATGGATCGTCTTGCGCGTGTGCCGGGGAATAGTTCCTCGCGCCGGCCGGTATCAGAGGTATGGGCAGCGGGCGAGGTGCCTGCCGCCGGCACGGGAGATCCGACCATGAACGACATCGAAGACCGCGGGACAGACAGCCGTCGCCAGTTCCTCAAATGCATGGCGTGGGCAGGTGCCGGCACGTTGTGGATGATGCATGGCGGGGTGCTCAGGGCGCAGCCCTTGAGCAGCCAGGGCGCTGCTTCGGCCGCCGACGCCAGCTTCGGCTTTGTGCAGATCAGCGACTCGCATATCGGCTTTCACAAGGCGCCGAACATGGACGTCGTGGGCACGTTGCGCGAATCGCTGGCGATGATCCATGCGCAGAAGGCGCATCCGGATTTCGTGCTGCACACGGGCGATCTCACCCATCTCTCACGGCCCGAAGAATTCGACACCCTGGCAGGCGTCATGCAGGACGCACATCTGGGCAAAGTGTTCTACGTGCCGGGCGAGCATGACGTGATTGGCGACAACGGCGCCGAGTTCTTTCGTCGCTTCGGCGAACGCCAGCAGACCGGCGGCTGGTACAGCTTCGACCATCGTGGCGTGCACTTCGTCGGCCTGATCAACGTGCTCAACCTCAAGGCTGGCGGGCTGGGTTCGCTGGGGGCGGATCAACTCGCGTGGCTGAAGAAAGACCTGGCCGCGCTGTCGCCCGACACGCCGCTGGTGGTATTCGCGCACATGCCGTTATGGCCGCTGTATCCCGACTGGGGCTGGGGCACGGATGACAGCAATGAGGCGGTGAGTTACCTGCGGCGGTTCGGTTCGGTGAGCGTCCTCAACGGCCATATTCACCAGATCCAGCAGAAGGTGGAGGGCAGCATCACGTTCTACACCGCACGCTCCACCGCCTATCCGCAACCCGCACCAGGCACGGCGCCGGCCCCGGGACCGATGAAGGACATCGCGCCGGGCGATCTGCATCGCTATCTCGGCATCCGCGATGTGCGCCACGTGCAGGGCAGTCATGCGCTGGCCGTGACCGAGGAGGTGATGTCGTGAACGTGCTCGCACGGACATTCACCGTCGTCGTTGCACTGACATTCGCCGCCGCGCCTGCCGCAACCATGGCGGCCAACGCCACGGCGACGGCGTCAGCCAAGCCGGTGACCGTGGATATCCGCAACTTTGCCTTTGCGCCCAAGACGCTGACGATACCTGCGGGTACGCGCGTGGTTTGGACCAATCGTGACGACGAGCCGCATCTGGTGGTCAGCGCCGGCCATCAGTTCGCCTCGTCACGCGCGCTGGATACGAGCGACAGCTACGCGGTGACGTTCGATCACGCGGGCACGTACACCTACTACTGCGGCATCCATCCGATGATGGTGGGCACCGTCATCGTTCAGTGACGGTGCCGTCGAAGCGATAGATGTCCATCGCGAACAGGCCATGCTCGATGCCTGCGTCGATGCGCTGGGCGTGCGCATGCTCACCCGCCGCGCCCAGCGCCACGTACAACGGCAGCAGATGCTCGTCGGTGGGGTGAGCGCGCTCGGCAAACGGCGCCTGGCGACGGTAGTCGAGCAGGGCGGGCACGTCGCCCTCGGCGGCCTTGCGCTCGATCCATTCGATGAACGGGCGCACATAAGGCGCCTCGCGTTCTTCGCTATAGCCCGCGCGGAAATCGTGCAGGTTGTGCGTGATGCTGCCCGAGCCGATCACCAGCACGCCTTCATCGCGCAGCGGCGCGAGCGCGCGGCCCACGGCGTACTGATGGGCCGGGCCCAGTTGCGGCTGGATCGAGATGGGAACCACCGGGATGTCGGCCTTCGGATAAAGCAGGCGCAGCGGCACCCAGGCGCCGTGATCCAGGCCCTGCGTAGGGTCGAGCGTGGTAGGTAGCCCCGCTTTGTCGAGCAGCTCGGTGACACGTGCGGCGAGGGCAGGATCGCCCTTGGCCGGATACTGGATATCGAACAGCGCCTGCGGGAAACCGTAGAAGTCATGGATGGTTTCCGGGCGCGCTGCCCCGCCTACATGCGGCTGGCGCGCCAGCCAGTGCGCGGTGGCGATCACGATGGCGTTGGGACGCGGCAAATCACGAGCAAGCTCGGCCAGCCGCTCGCCCACGCGATGCGGCTGGATCGCGGTCATCGGCGAACCGTGGGAGATGTAGAGGCTGGGGAGGGTGGTCATGGTGGGTACCTCGGGGGACCACCATAGATTAGGGATGTGGCGGGAAATTGCAGCGGTCGTGGGGTGAACGATGCGTCACTGGAGTGGAACGATGACGATGGGGCGGGGTGCTTGCGCTTCCCTCGGGGAGAGGGTTGGGGGTGAAGGGGCGATCTAGCCTCACTGCTTCGGTCTTTAGCCGTCATCCCGGCACAGGCCGG
This genomic interval from Dyella japonica A8 contains the following:
- a CDS encoding dioxygenase family protein, coding for MTTLPSLYISHGSPMTAIQPHRVGERLAELARDLPRPNAIVIATAHWLARQPHVGGAARPETIHDFYGFPQALFDIQYPAKGDPALAARVTELLDKAGLPTTLDPTQGLDHGAWVPLRLLYPKADIPVVPISIQPQLGPAHQYAVGRALAPLRDEGVLVIGSGSITHNLHDFRAGYSEEREAPYVRPFIEWIERKAAEGDVPALLDYRRQAPFAERAHPTDEHLLPLYVALGAAGEHAHAQRIDAGIEHGLFAMDIYRFDGTVTER
- a CDS encoding cupredoxin domain-containing protein, which produces MNVLARTFTVVVALTFAAAPAATMAANATATASAKPVTVDIRNFAFAPKTLTIPAGTRVVWTNRDDEPHLVVSAGHQFASSRALDTSDSYAVTFDHAGTYTYYCGIHPMMVGTVIVQ
- a CDS encoding metallophosphoesterase family protein — translated: MNDIEDRGTDSRRQFLKCMAWAGAGTLWMMHGGVLRAQPLSSQGAASAADASFGFVQISDSHIGFHKAPNMDVVGTLRESLAMIHAQKAHPDFVLHTGDLTHLSRPEEFDTLAGVMQDAHLGKVFYVPGEHDVIGDNGAEFFRRFGERQQTGGWYSFDHRGVHFVGLINVLNLKAGGLGSLGADQLAWLKKDLAALSPDTPLVVFAHMPLWPLYPDWGWGTDDSNEAVSYLRRFGSVSVLNGHIHQIQQKVEGSITFYTARSTAYPQPAPGTAPAPGPMKDIAPGDLHRYLGIRDVRHVQGSHALAVTEEVMS